The Nitrospira sp. genome window below encodes:
- a CDS encoding arginine decarboxylase, pyruvoyl-dependent gives MVPTHMFLTRGVGVHKEKLASFEEALRSAGVAYCNLVSVSSILPPHCKIIPRKRGEKLLKPGEITFCVMARSETNERNRLISASVGLAKPTDRGTYGYLSEHHAHGETDEETGEYTEDLAAQMLATTLGVEFDPNVAWKEREQVFKMGGKIVRTLNITQSAVGKKGKWITVIALAVFIPPENVPTRSRK, from the coding sequence ATGGTACCTACGCATATGTTTTTAACGAGAGGTGTGGGAGTCCACAAGGAAAAGCTGGCCTCCTTCGAAGAGGCGTTGCGCAGCGCCGGTGTGGCCTACTGCAATCTCGTCAGCGTATCGTCCATCCTTCCTCCACATTGCAAGATCATCCCTCGGAAGCGCGGAGAGAAGCTGCTGAAACCGGGTGAAATCACGTTTTGCGTCATGGCGCGTTCGGAAACGAATGAACGGAACCGGCTCATCTCGGCGTCGGTCGGGCTTGCGAAGCCTACAGACCGGGGCACATACGGCTATCTCTCGGAACACCATGCCCATGGAGAAACAGATGAGGAGACCGGAGAGTATACGGAAGATCTCGCAGCGCAGATGCTTGCGACGACCCTGGGTGTCGAATTCGATCCGAACGTGGCCTGGAAAGAGCGCGAGCAGGTGTTTAAAATGGGTGGAAAAATCGTGAGAACCTTGAACATCACCCAATCGGCCGTCGGAAAAAAGGGTAAGTGGATCACGGTCATCGCACTGGCGGTCTTCATCCCGCCGGAAAATGTGCCCACCCGTTCTCGCAAATAG
- the nhaR gene encoding transcriptional activator NhaR produces the protein MDWLNYHHLLYFWSVAKHGTMTKACEELRLAQPTISGQIHLLENTLGEKLFIRTGRRLALTEMGQLVFKYAEDIFATGQELMKSVKGQANGHPARLVVGIADAVPKPLATRLLKSALKLSRPTRLICQEDKLHQLLTDLTAHRLDLVIADTPAPSSIKELTYSHPLGESGVMLFATAKLAAQYRRGFPQSLSGAPMLLPTSNAALRRLLDEWLIDQRLHPNIVGEFDDSATLKAFGQDGYGIFPGGSVIEKEICRQYRVQVVGELEVVKQHFYAITVERRLKHPAVLALVRTARQELLG, from the coding sequence ATGGATTGGCTGAACTATCATCATCTCTTGTATTTCTGGTCCGTCGCCAAGCACGGCACCATGACGAAAGCCTGCGAGGAACTTCGCTTGGCCCAGCCCACGATCAGCGGACAGATCCACCTCTTGGAAAATACATTGGGCGAGAAGCTGTTCATCCGAACAGGTCGCCGCCTGGCCCTGACGGAGATGGGGCAGCTCGTGTTCAAATACGCGGAGGACATCTTCGCGACCGGTCAAGAGCTGATGAAATCGGTCAAGGGGCAGGCGAATGGACATCCTGCCCGTCTGGTTGTCGGCATCGCGGACGCTGTCCCAAAACCGCTGGCGACCCGACTGCTCAAGTCGGCGCTGAAACTGTCTCGACCGACTCGCTTGATCTGTCAGGAAGACAAACTTCACCAACTCTTGACCGATCTGACAGCCCATCGATTGGATCTGGTGATTGCCGACACTCCGGCCCCATCAAGCATCAAGGAGCTCACCTACAGTCATCCCCTCGGTGAATCGGGTGTGATGCTGTTTGCGACGGCCAAGCTGGCGGCACAATATCGTCGGGGGTTTCCACAGTCGTTAAGCGGAGCACCCATGCTCCTCCCGACTTCCAATGCCGCGCTCCGTCGACTGCTCGATGAATGGCTGATCGACCAGAGGCTGCATCCGAACATCGTCGGAGAGTTCGACGACAGTGCGACCTTAAAGGCATTCGGCCAGGATGGATATGGGATCTTCCCTGGCGGATCGGTGATCGAGAAGGAGATCTGCCGCCAATATCGGGTGCAGGTGGTCGGAGAGCTGGAAGTTGTCAAACAACATTTCTACGCAATCACTGTGGAACGACGGCTGAAGCACCCGGCCGTCCTTGCTCTCGTCCGGACGGCCCGGCAAGAATTGCTTGGCTGA
- a CDS encoding pseudouridine synthase — translation MAQPIRINKFFTEHGICSRREADRLIESGTITINGRPAKLGDQVSSDDVIVCDGRVMPWGRANLYIKYHKPVGVTTTSESHIPRNIIAEIGHPQRIFPIGRLDKDSSGLILLTNDGDIVNEILRAEFGHEREYLVQVDHPFDQSFLHQLSRGVVILGSPTKPCRAMRVEPDQFRITLTEGRNRQIRRMCQALGYRVTKLHRTRIMHITAEGLCVGEWKELTSQERERLLRAVGRARS, via the coding sequence GTGGCGCAACCCATTCGCATCAATAAGTTCTTTACAGAGCATGGGATCTGTTCCCGGCGCGAGGCAGACCGCCTCATTGAGTCGGGTACCATCACGATCAACGGCCGGCCGGCAAAACTCGGCGACCAGGTATCGTCCGATGACGTCATTGTCTGCGATGGTCGCGTGATGCCTTGGGGCAGAGCGAATCTCTATATCAAGTATCATAAGCCGGTCGGCGTCACGACCACGAGCGAATCGCATATTCCTCGGAATATCATTGCTGAGATCGGACATCCGCAGCGGATTTTCCCCATCGGACGGCTGGACAAGGATTCGTCCGGTCTGATCTTGCTGACGAATGATGGCGACATCGTGAATGAGATTCTCCGCGCCGAATTCGGCCACGAACGAGAGTACCTGGTGCAGGTCGATCATCCGTTCGACCAATCCTTTTTGCATCAGCTGTCGCGGGGCGTGGTGATCCTTGGAAGCCCAACGAAGCCCTGTCGGGCGATGCGAGTCGAGCCCGATCAGTTTCGCATTACCCTGACGGAGGGACGGAACCGGCAGATCAGACGTATGTGTCAGGCGCTTGGCTATCGAGTGACCAAGCTGCATCGGACGAGGATCATGCACATTACCGCCGAAGGGCTGTGCGTCGGCGAATGGAAAGAACTCACGAGTCAGGAGCGAGAACGACTGCTGCGGGCCGTGGGACGGGCTCGCTCGTGA
- the speB gene encoding agmatinase has protein sequence MTLPVGWEGPNHNFLGIDEPWCDPDQAGVYVLPVPYEHTSSYIRGSDRGPSAILEASAQVEFYDEQLRCEPFREWGGIATASPLDLKGNVDRAAVDAIETFVSPHVGAGRFVITLTGEHTGALGAIRAHAKRYRRMTVVQIDAHGDLRDAYQGNPFSHASVMARVVEDGLPLVQVGIRSISQEEVARIEATASIKTFFAAAILDPAGPYEGKASNWIPDVVAACRTPVYLTFDCDGLDASIVPALGTPEPGGLGWYDTLNLITALANGPGIVGMDVSEITPIEGFVAPQFSIARLIYRILGRIKAGRRV, from the coding sequence ATGACGCTTCCCGTCGGTTGGGAAGGACCGAATCACAATTTTTTGGGGATCGACGAACCCTGGTGCGACCCGGACCAGGCGGGTGTCTATGTGCTGCCGGTTCCCTACGAACACACTTCCAGCTATATCCGTGGGTCGGACCGTGGCCCCTCAGCCATCCTTGAAGCTTCCGCCCAGGTTGAATTCTACGACGAGCAGCTCAGGTGTGAACCGTTTCGAGAATGGGGCGGAATCGCGACGGCTTCGCCGTTGGATCTCAAGGGAAATGTTGATCGCGCGGCAGTCGACGCGATCGAAACCTTCGTCTCACCGCACGTAGGAGCCGGACGGTTTGTGATTACGCTGACGGGCGAACACACTGGTGCCTTGGGAGCGATTCGAGCCCATGCGAAACGATACCGGCGGATGACCGTTGTGCAGATCGATGCTCACGGAGATCTCCGAGATGCCTATCAAGGGAATCCGTTCAGCCATGCCAGCGTCATGGCGCGGGTGGTGGAGGACGGCTTACCCTTGGTACAGGTGGGTATTCGGTCGATCAGCCAGGAAGAGGTGGCTCGCATCGAAGCCACGGCCAGCATCAAGACGTTTTTTGCCGCCGCCATTCTCGATCCAGCCGGCCCGTACGAAGGCAAAGCCTCGAACTGGATCCCTGATGTGGTTGCAGCCTGTCGAACGCCCGTGTACCTGACATTCGACTGCGATGGGCTGGATGCGTCGATCGTTCCCGCCTTGGGCACTCCCGAGCCAGGTGGGCTCGGCTGGTATGATACCCTCAATCTCATCACTGCCCTGGCCAACGGACCCGGTATCGTCGGCATGGATGTCAGCGAGATCACTCCCATCGAAGGATTCGTGGCGCCGCAGTTTTCCATCGCGCGGTTGATCTATCGTATACTGGGTCGCATCAAGGCCGGCCGTCGCGTCTAG
- a CDS encoding aldehyde dehydrogenase family protein, which yields MQASRPFLVHGQWKSGELSASVVDPFTGKLVAQVAQATESDVEQAIASAFGASATMGQLPGHARYNMLQQIAALLYRRREEVAQSITAEAGKPITDAKREVSRAIQTFTVAAEEARRMPGDVIPLDWTPGSDTHLGLLRRFPIGPILGITPFNFPLNLVAHKVAPALASGNPILIKPAPQTPLTALLLGEIALEAGVPPGGLNVVPCDNLLAERMVVDPRFKLLSFTGSASVGWMLKAKCGKKKVTLELGGNAGVVIEPDADLELVAQRCAVGGFGYAGQTCISVQRVFVHHSVADVFTTKLLMHVARLKMGDPADETTSIGPLIDQAAAQRVENWIGEAVADGARVLLGGKRTGSLVEATVLSNVKPDMKVSCKEVFGPVVTVTPYRQLSDAVALLNQSDYGLQAGIFTQDVNKIFYAFRHMEVGAVLANEIPTFRADHMPYGGVKDSGLGREGVRAAMEDMTEPRMLIMNLKDPSHLPEKSV from the coding sequence GTGCAGGCATCACGTCCGTTCCTCGTTCATGGCCAATGGAAATCAGGCGAACTCTCGGCCTCGGTCGTAGATCCGTTCACCGGGAAGCTCGTGGCTCAGGTTGCGCAAGCGACCGAGTCCGATGTCGAACAGGCCATCGCGTCCGCCTTCGGTGCGTCTGCAACCATGGGGCAGCTTCCCGGACATGCTCGATACAATATGCTCCAACAGATCGCGGCGTTGCTCTATCGACGTCGCGAGGAGGTTGCACAGAGCATCACAGCCGAGGCCGGTAAGCCGATCACCGATGCGAAGCGGGAAGTCAGCCGGGCCATCCAAACCTTCACGGTGGCCGCCGAAGAGGCACGGCGGATGCCGGGCGACGTGATACCACTTGATTGGACCCCCGGCTCTGATACGCACCTTGGCCTGCTTCGACGTTTTCCGATCGGTCCGATTCTTGGCATCACGCCGTTCAACTTTCCGCTCAATCTCGTGGCGCACAAAGTAGCGCCGGCGCTCGCGTCCGGCAACCCGATTCTCATCAAACCGGCCCCACAAACGCCCTTGACCGCCCTGCTCCTTGGAGAGATCGCCCTAGAGGCGGGAGTTCCTCCGGGCGGGCTCAATGTGGTGCCGTGCGATAACTTGCTTGCCGAGCGGATGGTGGTCGATCCACGTTTCAAATTGCTCAGTTTCACCGGAAGCGCGTCGGTGGGATGGATGTTGAAGGCCAAGTGTGGAAAGAAAAAAGTCACGCTCGAACTTGGGGGGAACGCCGGCGTGGTCATCGAACCCGATGCCGATCTTGAGCTTGTCGCCCAGCGTTGCGCCGTAGGTGGGTTTGGGTATGCCGGTCAGACCTGCATTTCGGTGCAGCGGGTGTTCGTTCACCATTCGGTCGCCGATGTGTTTACGACCAAGTTGCTGATGCATGTCGCTCGGCTGAAAATGGGAGATCCTGCCGATGAGACGACGAGCATCGGTCCCCTCATCGATCAGGCAGCCGCTCAGCGGGTGGAGAACTGGATCGGCGAAGCCGTCGCGGACGGAGCGCGTGTGCTGTTGGGCGGGAAGCGGACGGGATCGCTTGTTGAGGCCACGGTGTTGTCGAATGTGAAGCCCGACATGAAGGTTTCCTGCAAGGAGGTGTTCGGGCCGGTTGTGACGGTCACGCCTTATCGGCAGCTCAGCGATGCCGTGGCGCTGCTCAATCAATCGGACTACGGATTGCAGGCGGGCATCTTCACGCAGGACGTCAACAAGATCTTTTACGCCTTTCGCCACATGGAGGTCGGAGCCGTGTTGGCAAATGAGATTCCAACGTTCCGGGCCGACCATATGCCGTACGGCGGCGTGAAAGATTCCGGGCTAGGACGGGAAGGCGTTCGTGCCGCGATGGAGGATATGACGGAGCCACGGATGCTCATCATGAATCTGAAAGACCCATCTCACTTACCTGAAAAAAGTGTCTAG
- a CDS encoding glutamine--tRNA ligase/YqeY domain fusion protein, whose amino-acid sequence MSTPESSTASNFIRDLVAADRAAGKHGGRVVTRFPPEPNGYLHIGHAKAIVLNFGIAIETSGGICHLRFDDTNPTTEDPEYVRAIQEDVHWLGFDWHDRLFYASDYFEQLYAFAITLIKKGKAYIDSLTADQIREHRGTLTEPGRDSPYRTRSADENVDLLARMRAGEFADGTHVLRAKIDMSSPNINLRDPILYRIRHATHYRTGSAWCIYPSYDFAHPLSDAIEGITHSICTLEFEDHRPLYDWVVAEADSPHRPQQIEFARLNLTSTVMSKRKLLELVDKKLVGGWDDPRLPTLKGLRRRGVTPEAIRAFCEHIGVAKRDAIVEMQLLEHFIREDLNKRSPRVMAVLRPLKVVLDNYPDGVVEELDAVNNPEDVSAGTRKVPFSKTLYIEQDDFREDPPKQFYRLAPGREVRLRYGYIIKCVSATKDPQTGAVTELHCTYDPETKSGSAQEQRKVKATIHWVSASHAATAAVRLYHPLFLDQAKLPAEQDWTGSLNPQSMELLTDCLVEPSLRSVAPGCRFQFERQGYFCVDPDSSSGALIFNRTVSLKDTWARVEKARQTPPR is encoded by the coding sequence ATGAGCACACCGGAGTCCTCGACTGCTTCCAATTTCATACGAGATCTCGTGGCAGCCGACCGTGCGGCAGGCAAACATGGCGGACGGGTCGTCACGCGATTTCCGCCTGAGCCCAATGGATATCTCCATATCGGTCACGCCAAGGCCATCGTGCTGAATTTTGGGATCGCGATTGAGACTTCCGGAGGGATCTGTCACCTAAGATTCGACGATACGAATCCTACCACCGAAGACCCCGAGTATGTCCGAGCCATTCAGGAAGACGTCCACTGGTTGGGGTTTGATTGGCACGACAGGCTGTTCTACGCCTCGGATTATTTCGAGCAGCTCTATGCGTTCGCGATTACCTTGATCAAAAAGGGCAAAGCCTACATCGACAGCCTTACAGCAGATCAAATTCGTGAACATCGTGGTACTCTCACCGAACCAGGCCGTGACAGTCCTTATCGGACCCGATCCGCCGATGAGAATGTAGATCTCTTGGCCCGCATGCGAGCAGGAGAATTTGCCGACGGAACCCATGTCCTGCGCGCGAAAATCGATATGAGTTCCCCAAACATCAATCTACGAGATCCGATCCTCTATCGAATCCGGCATGCCACCCACTATCGGACAGGGAGCGCATGGTGCATCTATCCCTCGTATGACTTTGCTCACCCGTTGTCTGACGCCATCGAAGGAATCACGCACTCCATCTGTACGCTGGAGTTTGAGGATCACCGCCCCCTCTACGACTGGGTCGTTGCCGAAGCCGACAGTCCCCATCGCCCACAGCAAATCGAATTTGCCAGACTGAATCTCACCTCCACTGTGATGAGCAAGCGCAAGCTTCTCGAATTGGTCGACAAGAAGTTGGTGGGCGGCTGGGATGATCCACGCCTTCCCACCTTGAAAGGCCTCCGGCGACGAGGGGTGACTCCCGAAGCGATTCGCGCCTTTTGCGAGCACATCGGTGTCGCGAAGCGCGATGCAATCGTCGAGATGCAGCTGCTCGAACACTTCATTCGAGAGGACTTGAACAAACGGTCACCACGCGTGATGGCAGTGCTCCGACCGTTGAAAGTGGTGCTCGACAACTATCCGGACGGCGTTGTTGAAGAGCTCGATGCCGTGAATAATCCAGAGGATGTCTCAGCGGGAACGAGAAAAGTCCCCTTCTCGAAAACACTGTACATCGAGCAGGATGATTTCAGGGAAGACCCACCGAAGCAGTTCTACCGCCTCGCGCCCGGCCGGGAGGTCCGGCTGCGCTATGGATACATCATCAAGTGTGTAAGCGCGACGAAGGACCCTCAGACCGGTGCGGTCACCGAACTGCATTGCACCTACGATCCTGAGACCAAAAGCGGATCGGCACAAGAACAGCGCAAAGTGAAAGCCACCATTCATTGGGTGTCGGCCTCACATGCAGCCACGGCAGCCGTCCGTCTCTATCATCCCCTTTTCCTCGATCAGGCCAAACTTCCGGCTGAACAGGATTGGACAGGGTCGTTGAACCCTCAGTCGATGGAACTCCTCACCGACTGCCTAGTCGAGCCAAGTCTTCGCTCGGTCGCCCCCGGTTGCCGCTTTCAATTCGAGCGGCAGGGCTACTTTTGTGTCGATCCCGACTCATCATCCGGCGCTCTGATTTTCAACCGAACCGTCTCTCTCAAAGATACCTGGGCCAGGGTTGAGAAAGCTCGGCAAACACCCCCGCGTTGA
- a CDS encoding DNA gyrase inhibitor YacG: MVCPPCRQSTTWEANPWRPFCSERCQLMDLGTWAAEQYRIPGPPLTTDRVIPESVTQARHQGHDQTKG, translated from the coding sequence ATGGTCTGTCCCCCCTGCCGCCAATCCACAACTTGGGAAGCAAACCCCTGGCGTCCATTCTGTTCTGAACGTTGTCAGCTTATGGATTTGGGAACATGGGCCGCGGAACAATACCGTATTCCCGGTCCGCCGCTCACAACTGATAGGGTCATCCCTGAGTCCGTCACTCAAGCCCGGCATCAGGGCCACGACCAAACCAAGGGGTGA
- a CDS encoding antitoxin family protein, with protein sequence MRQTIKARYHDGVLQPLEPLALADEAEVQVTVDTEVAVSTDEILRRAAQVYRGLTVDQIAEVETVALDRRQFFREPAA encoded by the coding sequence ATGCGCCAGACCATCAAAGCGCGGTACCACGATGGCGTGCTGCAACCGCTGGAACCACTCGCCCTTGCTGATGAGGCTGAGGTACAGGTGACAGTGGACACTGAAGTGGCGGTGAGTACGGACGAAATTCTGCGACGAGCGGCGCAGGTCTATCGGGGTCTGACGGTCGACCAAATCGCAGAGGTGGAAACCGTTGCCCTGGATCGACGTCAGTTCTTCCGTGAGCCCGCAGCCTGA
- a CDS encoding YgiT-type zinc finger protein — translation MTCVICTRGEVRAKKVEAEIKIGNDHLLVTVDAEACPQCGEAYYSADSMRRLEQVREDFVRKAITPPAVGRVYQLT, via the coding sequence ATGACATGTGTCATTTGTACGCGCGGCGAGGTCAGAGCGAAGAAAGTGGAAGCGGAAATCAAGATCGGGAATGATCACCTTTTGGTGACTGTGGACGCCGAGGCCTGCCCGCAATGCGGGGAGGCGTACTACTCCGCAGACAGCATGCGTCGATTGGAACAAGTGCGGGAAGACTTTGTACGCAAAGCGATCACCCCGCCGGCCGTAGGACGGGTGTACCAACTGACGTAA
- a CDS encoding thioredoxin domain-containing protein, whose protein sequence is MNWTTGQRWVQVMVCSGLLWSSSVFGGNASEADVRMRGQANAPLTLIEYSDFTCGYCLKFFKRTWPRIQAQYVDTGKVRFVYRDFPRGDQGAGLDAAVAARCAGAQGQYWAMHDRLFSEGGQLDKQVYLRHAAALNLDRLAFERCMSDGRYTKLIFEDRQEANQWGFHGTPGFILVRTAAEPTEKEPAVAIPGAFPFEMFAEEIDRLLASDKR, encoded by the coding sequence ATGAACTGGACGACTGGACAACGGTGGGTTCAGGTGATGGTTTGCAGCGGCCTCCTATGGTCGTCGTCGGTATTCGGCGGGAATGCATCCGAAGCCGATGTCCGAATGCGAGGACAGGCCAATGCACCTCTGACCTTGATCGAATACTCCGATTTCACGTGCGGGTATTGCTTGAAATTTTTCAAACGGACCTGGCCACGGATCCAGGCTCAGTACGTCGATACCGGGAAAGTGCGATTTGTTTACCGGGATTTTCCGCGTGGCGACCAAGGGGCTGGGCTGGATGCGGCGGTGGCGGCGCGATGTGCCGGTGCCCAAGGTCAGTATTGGGCAATGCATGATCGGTTGTTTTCCGAAGGGGGGCAACTCGACAAGCAGGTGTATCTACGACATGCCGCGGCATTGAACTTAGATCGACTCGCATTTGAACGTTGTATGAGCGACGGGCGGTATACGAAGCTGATTTTCGAGGATCGCCAGGAAGCCAACCAGTGGGGGTTTCACGGAACCCCTGGGTTCATCCTTGTACGGACGGCTGCCGAGCCGACGGAAAAAGAGCCGGCGGTTGCGATCCCTGGAGCATTTCCATTCGAGATGTTCGCAGAAGAAATCGATCGACTTCTGGCAAGCGACAAAAGATAG
- a CDS encoding deoxyhypusine synthase family protein, producing the protein MYPREFRDGAKDGLEALEPLDPDKITSFSDLLEAMGKTAFGGRHVGKAFDVLGAMIEDPDCQVVMTLSGAMTIAKMGKIITRMIDEGMVQCIVSTGALMAHGLSESVGKTHYRHDPSMSDEELFKKGYNRVYDTLEMEANLNYVEHVVAHTLKRLDHDRPLSSEVLTRELGKTLAEEIDGDGILKSAYLKKVPVYIPAFTDSEVGLDMGTWAMAREVDRARSQAGQGRDLDILRTIHQSCPSFNPYLDLNSYADHVLSAKRLGIFTIGGGVPRNWAQQVGPYIEIGNLRLGLNVKPPRFYYGVRICPEPDYWGGLSGCTYQEGLSWGKFVTPKDGGRFAEVLSDATVVWPLLMMGLLEKKRAGVGRRS; encoded by the coding sequence ATGTATCCACGCGAATTTCGTGACGGTGCAAAAGACGGATTGGAAGCGCTCGAACCGCTCGATCCCGACAAGATCACCTCGTTCAGCGATTTGCTTGAGGCCATGGGCAAAACAGCGTTCGGGGGACGGCATGTCGGCAAGGCGTTCGATGTGCTCGGGGCGATGATCGAAGACCCTGACTGTCAGGTTGTGATGACGTTGTCCGGTGCGATGACGATCGCCAAGATGGGTAAGATTATTACGAGGATGATCGATGAAGGCATGGTGCAATGCATCGTTTCCACCGGGGCGTTGATGGCCCATGGTCTCAGTGAGTCGGTCGGCAAGACGCATTATCGACACGATCCTTCGATGAGCGACGAAGAACTCTTCAAGAAAGGGTACAATCGCGTCTACGACACGCTCGAGATGGAAGCGAATTTGAATTATGTGGAGCACGTTGTCGCGCACACCCTGAAGCGTCTCGATCATGATCGACCGCTTTCGTCGGAAGTCCTCACGAGAGAGCTGGGAAAAACGTTGGCGGAAGAAATAGACGGCGACGGAATCCTCAAGAGCGCCTACTTGAAGAAGGTACCGGTCTATATCCCGGCTTTCACTGATTCGGAAGTGGGACTGGACATGGGAACGTGGGCGATGGCCCGTGAGGTTGATCGAGCCCGATCGCAGGCAGGGCAGGGGAGAGATCTGGACATTTTACGAACCATCCATCAATCCTGTCCGTCATTCAATCCGTACCTCGATCTCAACAGCTATGCCGACCATGTCCTCTCCGCTAAACGACTCGGAATTTTCACGATCGGAGGCGGGGTCCCACGGAACTGGGCGCAACAGGTCGGTCCGTATATTGAAATCGGTAATCTTCGGTTGGGCCTGAACGTGAAGCCGCCTCGGTTTTACTATGGAGTCAGAATTTGCCCCGAACCGGACTACTGGGGGGGGCTCAGCGGCTGTACCTATCAAGAAGGATTGTCCTGGGGGAAATTCGTGACACCGAAGGATGGTGGGCGATTCGCCGAAGTATTGAGCGATGCGACGGTCGTCTGGCCTTTGTTGATGATGGGGCTTCTCGAAAAGAAGCGAGCAGGTGTGGGTCGCCGTTCATGA
- a CDS encoding NAD(P)-dependent alcohol dehydrogenase, translating into MLATKGYAAMAAKERLQPFSFERREVGPQDVLITISHCGICHSDIHQARNEWGISLFPMVPGHEIVGTVAQVGTSVIAFKVGDRAGVGCFVDSCRTCTACREGLEQYCEGGTLWTYSGEDRAGRLTQGGYSTQIVVDEKYVLRIPSTLSPAGAAPLLCAGITTYSPLRQWGVGRYHKLAVVGLGGLGHMAVKIAKSMGTEVTVLSTSDNKREDAKRLGAANFAVTSNPQTFTKLQGYFHYILDTVSAPHDYNAYLNLLKTDGTMILVGAPEAPTLVQAFSLIFKRRRLAGSLIGGIKETQKMLDFCAQHQIESDIELIPIQQVNEAYERVLRGDVKFRFVIDLGTLT; encoded by the coding sequence ATGCTCGCGACGAAAGGCTATGCGGCGATGGCCGCCAAAGAGAGATTGCAGCCGTTTTCCTTCGAGCGACGCGAAGTCGGTCCGCAGGACGTCTTGATCACGATCTCGCATTGCGGCATCTGCCACTCGGATATCCATCAGGCCCGTAACGAGTGGGGCATCTCCTTGTTCCCGATGGTACCGGGACACGAGATCGTCGGAACGGTCGCGCAGGTCGGCACGTCCGTGATCGCTTTCAAGGTGGGTGATCGAGCCGGTGTCGGCTGTTTTGTGGATTCATGCCGGACCTGTACGGCATGCCGCGAGGGCTTGGAACAGTATTGCGAGGGAGGCACTCTCTGGACCTATAGTGGAGAGGATAGGGCAGGCCGACTCACTCAAGGCGGCTACTCGACCCAGATCGTGGTGGACGAGAAATATGTGCTTCGAATTCCCTCGACGCTCTCGCCGGCAGGAGCGGCCCCCCTGCTCTGTGCAGGAATTACGACCTACTCTCCGCTGCGTCAATGGGGCGTCGGTCGTTATCATAAACTCGCCGTCGTCGGGCTAGGGGGCCTCGGCCACATGGCGGTGAAGATCGCCAAGTCGATGGGAACCGAGGTTACGGTGTTAAGCACATCGGATAACAAACGGGAAGACGCGAAGCGGTTGGGAGCTGCGAACTTTGCGGTAACATCAAACCCTCAGACCTTCACCAAGCTCCAAGGGTACTTCCACTATATCCTCGACACGGTTTCCGCACCACACGATTACAATGCCTATTTGAACCTCCTCAAGACAGACGGCACCATGATTCTCGTGGGCGCACCAGAAGCGCCGACTCTCGTTCAGGCGTTCTCTCTCATTTTCAAGCGACGGCGTCTCGCCGGCTCTCTCATCGGCGGGATCAAAGAAACCCAGAAAATGCTCGACTTCTGCGCGCAGCATCAGATTGAGTCGGACATCGAACTGATCCCCATCCAGCAGGTCAACGAAGCCTACGAACGGGTACTCCGAGGCGATGTGAAGTTTCGATTCGTGATCGACCTCGGTACGTTGACCTAA